Proteins co-encoded in one Sulfurospirillum arsenophilum NBRC 109478 genomic window:
- a CDS encoding NAD(P)H-dependent oxidoreductase codes for MKNVLIINGHQYYPNVAEGKLTQFYIDTATEFFQKEGYAIKHSVVESDYSIKEEVDKFAWADIILFQYPVYWMGVPWLTKKYIDEIFSMGKDTVTYASDGRTRSDATKRYGSGGLMQGKKYMLSLTYNCPTTEFSNKEGFFEGLSLDEANVATHKTFQFCGAEPLETYSVHDIFKGDLDLENEKARFRAHLAKNFN; via the coding sequence ATGAAAAATGTACTTATCATCAATGGTCATCAATACTATCCAAACGTTGCAGAGGGAAAACTAACACAGTTTTACATCGACACGGCTACGGAGTTCTTTCAAAAAGAAGGGTATGCCATCAAGCATAGCGTTGTCGAGAGTGACTACAGTATTAAAGAAGAGGTTGACAAATTTGCTTGGGCAGACATCATACTCTTTCAATATCCTGTTTATTGGATGGGCGTGCCTTGGTTGACTAAAAAGTATATCGATGAGATCTTTTCTATGGGTAAAGATACTGTAACGTATGCCAGTGATGGAAGAACCAGAAGTGACGCAACAAAGCGTTATGGTAGTGGCGGTTTGATGCAAGGCAAAAAATACATGCTCTCGTTAACCTATAACTGCCCAACAACAGAGTTTAGCAATAAAGAGGGATTCTTTGAAGGACTTAGTCTTGATGAAGCCAATGTTGCAACACATAAAACATTCCAGTTTTGTGGAGCAGAACCATTGGAAACATACTCTGTACATGATATTTTCAAAGGTGATTTAGATTTAGAAAATGAGAAAGCACGTTTCCGTGCGCATTTAGCTAAAAACTTCAACTAG
- the fliP gene encoding flagellar type III secretion system pore protein FliP (The bacterial flagellar biogenesis protein FliP forms a type III secretion system (T3SS)-type pore required for flagellar assembly.): protein MTPMAFGADTIPTVNLSLSAPNSPQQLVTSMNLVLVLTILVLAPSLIFMMTSFLRLLIVFSFLRQALGTQQMPPSQVMVSLAMILTFFIMEPVMNESYEVAIKPYLAEKMSYQEAFEKGSAPFKAFMIRNTREKDLALFFRIRNLENPKNIEDVPLTVAMPAFMISELKTAFEIGFLLYLPFLVIDMVVSSVLMAMGMMMLPPVMISLPFKLLIFVLVDGWNLLVQKLVESFH from the coding sequence ATGACACCGATGGCTTTTGGTGCCGATACAATCCCTACCGTTAACCTCTCTTTGAGCGCACCAAATTCACCTCAGCAGCTTGTTACCAGCATGAACTTAGTGTTGGTTTTAACGATTCTTGTTCTTGCCCCTTCGCTTATTTTTATGATGACCAGTTTTTTACGTCTCTTGATCGTTTTCTCTTTTCTTCGCCAAGCACTTGGAACACAGCAAATGCCTCCTTCTCAAGTTATGGTCTCTTTGGCGATGATTTTGACGTTTTTTATTATGGAACCCGTTATGAATGAGTCGTATGAGGTAGCTATAAAGCCTTATTTGGCAGAGAAGATGAGTTACCAAGAAGCGTTTGAAAAAGGCTCTGCGCCTTTTAAAGCTTTTATGATTCGCAATACACGTGAAAAAGACTTAGCCCTTTTCTTTCGTATTCGCAACCTCGAAAACCCTAAAAACATTGAAGATGTGCCTTTGACTGTGGCAATGCCTGCTTTTATGATCAGTGAGCTAAAGACTGCTTTTGAGATTGGCTTTTTGCTCTATCTTCCTTTTCTTGTTATCGACATGGTGGTCAGTTCCGTTTTGATGGCAATGGGTATGATGATGCTACCTCCTGTTATGATCTCTTTACCGTTTAAGCTGCTTATTTTTGTACTCGTAGATGGTTGGAATTTGCTGGTGCAAAAACTCGTGGAGAGCTTCCATTAA
- a CDS encoding hydrogenase small subunit, which yields MEHAKLYERLAERLSNLEKFPRIKEEKSIAALMEEHGISRRDFMKWAAGVTAMLSLPSTFTPLMAQAAELTDRLPVIWLHMAECTGCSESLLRTDAPTIDSLIFDHISLEYHETLMVAAGWQAEHNLESAIEKYKGKYILMVEGGIPAGSSDFYLTVGPHGQTGQASAKKASDSAAAIFAIGSCSSFGGIQAAHPNPTNAQPLSKITNKPVINVPGCPPSEKNIVGNVLHYILFGTLPALDAYNRPKWAYGLRIHDLCERRGHFDAGEFVQEFGDAGAKKGFCLYKVGCKGPYTFNNCSRERFNQHTSWPVQAGHGCIGCSEPGFWDNMGPFEEPLGDRLYNTVYGEGADKTADKVGVALLTATAVGIAAHAAIAAVKGSGKTEE from the coding sequence ATGGAACACGCAAAACTGTACGAAAGGCTTGCTGAGAGACTTAGCAATCTTGAGAAGTTCCCCCGAATTAAGGAGGAAAAATCTATTGCGGCACTGATGGAAGAACATGGTATCAGCCGTAGAGATTTTATGAAGTGGGCAGCAGGTGTTACTGCAATGTTGTCATTACCTTCAACATTTACACCGCTTATGGCACAAGCAGCTGAGTTGACAGATCGTTTACCGGTTATTTGGTTGCACATGGCTGAGTGTACAGGCTGTAGTGAGAGTTTATTAAGAACGGACGCTCCAACAATCGATAGTTTGATCTTTGATCACATTTCACTAGAGTATCACGAGACGCTTATGGTTGCTGCGGGCTGGCAAGCAGAGCACAATCTTGAGAGTGCTATTGAAAAATACAAAGGTAAATATATCTTAATGGTTGAAGGCGGCATTCCAGCAGGAAGCAGCGACTTCTACTTAACCGTTGGACCACACGGTCAAACAGGCCAAGCAAGTGCCAAAAAAGCTTCAGATTCTGCAGCAGCAATCTTTGCGATTGGTTCTTGTTCAAGTTTTGGTGGTATCCAAGCGGCTCATCCAAACCCAACAAACGCACAACCACTCAGTAAAATTACTAATAAACCTGTCATTAACGTTCCAGGTTGTCCTCCAAGTGAGAAAAACATTGTCGGTAACGTACTTCACTATATCCTTTTTGGCACACTTCCAGCACTTGATGCTTACAATCGTCCAAAATGGGCTTATGGTCTTAGAATTCATGATCTTTGCGAAAGACGTGGTCACTTCGATGCGGGCGAATTCGTTCAAGAGTTCGGTGATGCAGGTGCTAAAAAAGGTTTCTGTCTTTATAAAGTGGGTTGTAAAGGTCCTTATACCTTCAATAACTGTTCACGTGAGAGATTTAACCAACATACTTCTTGGCCAGTTCAAGCAGGTCACGGCTGTATTGGTTGTTCAGAGCCTGGTTTCTGGGATAATATGGGACCATTTGAAGAGCCTCTTGGTGATAGATTATACAACACTGTTTACGGTGAGGGCGCTGATAAGACTGCCGATAAAGTTGGCGTAGCACTCTTAACTGCGACTGCAGTAGGTATTGCGGCTCATGCGGCGATTGCTGCGGTTAAGGGCAGTGGAAAAACTGAAGAATAA
- a CDS encoding nickel-dependent hydrogenase large subunit: MKITKEIIQRIEGEATLELEWEKEQVSFAKIKFFNYRGIEEILKKRPLLDALALTPKVCGICSHSHAIASVLAIEECFKSAGESLHVNQKAKDIREIALNAEKIQNHIKWYFFTILPELKRVSDPTYKGNAFKEKQWFQAQRAIMDSLKMGAHFTGQWPHGSFVMAGGVTCDPLRSDLISAHGCLDAVIAFCEEHFYGMSLEEFLSFDSALQVMSVPSALSFGIDEMLKHGFDRLGRSFDRFLALGESFMYEGSLKASKTTVLGADVKYVHESLDHTFFADKNSGYTYSKSAMYKKSFCEVGPLSRLMVAKEPLMRDFHRRFKDAALTRVVARAVECAHLLWRTKALLQSIDLKEASLIPPKKEIHGLSGEGVGVIEAPRGSLIHHVVVHQGIIESYDIITPTVWNLGNGDKQNPSTAQKALIGLNSFTKADFVLKSFDVCSVCTTQ; the protein is encoded by the coding sequence ATGAAGATAACTAAAGAGATTATTCAAAGAATTGAAGGTGAAGCGACCTTGGAGCTTGAGTGGGAAAAAGAGCAGGTTAGTTTTGCCAAAATCAAATTTTTTAATTACCGTGGCATTGAAGAGATTCTCAAAAAGCGCCCTTTGCTTGATGCTTTAGCATTGACACCTAAAGTATGTGGCATTTGCTCGCATTCACATGCTATCGCTTCTGTGTTAGCCATAGAAGAGTGTTTTAAAAGTGCAGGCGAATCTTTACATGTAAACCAAAAAGCCAAAGATATTCGCGAAATTGCACTCAATGCTGAGAAGATTCAAAACCATATTAAATGGTATTTTTTTACCATTTTGCCAGAACTGAAAAGAGTCTCTGATCCAACATACAAAGGCAATGCTTTTAAAGAGAAACAGTGGTTTCAAGCACAACGTGCCATTATGGATAGCTTGAAAATGGGGGCACACTTTACCGGTCAGTGGCCGCATGGTTCGTTTGTCATGGCGGGTGGTGTTACGTGCGATCCACTTCGAAGTGATCTTATCAGTGCTCATGGATGTTTGGATGCTGTGATCGCTTTTTGTGAGGAGCATTTTTATGGCATGAGCTTAGAAGAGTTTTTGAGTTTTGACTCAGCACTGCAAGTGATGTCAGTTCCTTCGGCTCTTTCCTTCGGAATTGATGAAATGCTTAAACATGGTTTTGATCGTTTAGGGCGTAGTTTTGACCGTTTTTTAGCGCTTGGTGAATCTTTTATGTATGAAGGAAGCCTTAAGGCCTCTAAAACGACGGTATTGGGAGCTGATGTTAAGTATGTGCATGAAAGTTTAGATCATACTTTTTTTGCCGATAAGAACAGCGGATATACCTATTCTAAAAGTGCAATGTATAAAAAGAGTTTCTGCGAAGTAGGACCTTTGTCGCGTTTAATGGTGGCTAAAGAGCCATTGATGCGTGATTTTCACAGACGTTTTAAAGACGCGGCATTAACACGCGTTGTTGCAAGAGCTGTTGAGTGTGCGCATTTGTTGTGGCGTACAAAAGCGCTCCTTCAGAGTATTGATTTGAAAGAAGCTTCTTTGATTCCTCCTAAAAAAGAGATTCATGGTTTGAGTGGTGAAGGGGTTGGTGTGATTGAAGCACCAAGAGGCTCACTCATACACCATGTTGTTGTCCATCAAGGTATTATAGAGTCCTACGACATTATCACGCCAACAGTATGGAATTTGGGAAATGGTGATAAACAAAATCCTTCGACGGCTCAAAAAGCTTTAATTGGTCTAAATTCGTTTACCAAAGCGGATTTTGTTCTTAAAAGTTTTGACGTTTGTTCGGTCTGTACCACGCAATAA
- a CDS encoding YgiQ family radical SAM protein, producing MFLPTTKEEMNQRGWTQLDIILITSDAYIDSPYMGVSVVGRVLEKAGYKVGIIGQPDITCKDDISRLGEPKLFWGVSGGSVDSMVSNYTATKKFRNSDDYTPGGINNKRPDRASLVYTNLIRQNFKNTVPIMLGGIEASLRRVTHYDFWSNKLRKPILFDAKADYLLYGMSDKSIIEFADALKEGTQPLHVKGLCYISKEPKEEYLTLPSHAETLADKLKFMDMFDIFYHNNDPISAKGLCQKVDDRYLIQNPPSLYLTTEEMDEVSALAFMRDVHPYHKKDGAVKALETIKFSISTHQGCYGECSFCAISVHQGRTIRSRSENSILKEAKHFTTYKDFKGIISDLGGPTANMYGYECHKKVTKGTCEEKSCMFPKLCKALKPTHKKQLDLLRKVRALPGIKKAFVASGIRYDLISDDKMYGYEYLKEIVEHHLSGQMKIAPEHIDDEILALMGKPGKESLVEFKALFDRLSRESGKKQFLTYYLIAAHPGCEEKHMHSLKQFASTVLKINPEQAQIFTPTPSTYATLMYYTGLHPITRKPLFVEKDMHKKERQKEIVVSKERKFYSGFDS from the coding sequence ATGTTTTTACCAACCACCAAAGAAGAGATGAATCAGAGAGGATGGACTCAACTCGACATCATACTTATCACCTCTGATGCCTATATAGACAGCCCCTACATGGGAGTTTCTGTTGTAGGTCGTGTGTTGGAAAAGGCTGGTTATAAAGTCGGCATTATCGGACAACCAGACATTACATGTAAAGATGACATTAGCCGTTTGGGAGAGCCTAAACTCTTTTGGGGAGTGAGTGGCGGCAGTGTGGATTCTATGGTCTCTAACTATACAGCCACCAAGAAGTTTCGCAATTCTGATGACTACACGCCAGGAGGCATTAACAACAAACGCCCTGATCGTGCAAGCTTGGTTTACACCAACCTCATCCGCCAAAACTTTAAAAATACCGTACCCATTATGCTAGGCGGCATTGAAGCAAGTCTGAGACGTGTGACGCACTATGACTTTTGGAGTAACAAACTTCGTAAACCCATTTTGTTTGATGCCAAGGCAGACTACCTGCTTTATGGCATGTCAGACAAAAGCATCATCGAGTTTGCCGATGCTCTCAAAGAGGGAACCCAGCCTTTACATGTAAAAGGACTTTGCTACATTTCCAAAGAGCCAAAAGAGGAGTATCTTACCCTTCCGAGTCATGCTGAAACACTGGCAGACAAGCTCAAATTTATGGATATGTTTGACATTTTTTACCACAATAATGATCCGATTTCAGCCAAAGGACTGTGTCAAAAAGTGGATGATCGCTACCTCATCCAAAACCCACCTTCCCTTTACCTTACCACAGAAGAGATGGATGAAGTAAGCGCGCTTGCGTTTATGAGAGATGTTCACCCCTACCATAAAAAAGATGGAGCGGTCAAAGCACTTGAAACGATTAAATTTTCCATTTCAACGCACCAAGGCTGTTATGGCGAATGCAGTTTTTGTGCCATCAGCGTGCATCAAGGAAGAACGATTCGTTCTCGCTCAGAAAATTCTATTCTCAAAGAAGCTAAACACTTTACGACCTATAAAGATTTTAAAGGTATTATCTCCGATCTTGGAGGGCCAACGGCGAATATGTACGGCTATGAGTGCCATAAGAAAGTCACCAAAGGAACATGCGAAGAGAAAAGCTGTATGTTTCCAAAACTCTGTAAGGCACTCAAACCAACGCATAAGAAACAACTCGATCTACTGCGAAAAGTCAGAGCGCTTCCGGGCATTAAAAAAGCGTTTGTGGCTTCAGGTATTCGCTACGATCTCATCAGCGATGATAAAATGTATGGCTATGAATATCTTAAAGAGATTGTTGAGCATCACCTTAGCGGTCAGATGAAAATAGCCCCTGAGCATATCGATGATGAGATCTTAGCGCTCATGGGAAAACCAGGCAAAGAGTCCTTAGTCGAGTTTAAAGCGCTTTTTGATAGGTTGAGTCGTGAGTCTGGTAAAAAACAGTTCCTCACTTACTATCTCATCGCCGCACATCCTGGGTGTGAAGAGAAACATATGCATTCTTTAAAACAGTTTGCGAGTACTGTTTTGAAGATCAATCCTGAACAAGCACAAATCTTTACCCCAACACCTTCAACTTATGCAACACTCATGTACTACACGGGCTTACACCCTATAACACGAAAACCTCTTTTTGTTGAAAAAGATATGCATAAAAAAGAGCGTCAAAAAGAGATCGTTGTCTCCAAAGAGCGTAAGTTTTACAGTGGATTTGATAGCTAA
- a CDS encoding TerB family tellurite resistance protein produces MKLKTEEKFAFLQLAQYVAKQDGEYGLKEREVVEEYCTEMGIDNMEMNLDQFVLEESLSVFRTPQSRKIAILGLMVLVHIDDKFGINEHKIMDKIAQTFNFSEQEMHLFSMWGKAGSALYEQALVFTTV; encoded by the coding sequence ATGAAACTTAAAACTGAAGAGAAATTTGCTTTTTTGCAACTGGCGCAATATGTTGCAAAACAAGATGGAGAATACGGTCTTAAAGAGCGTGAAGTGGTGGAAGAATACTGTACTGAAATGGGCATTGATAATATGGAAATGAATTTAGATCAATTTGTGCTAGAAGAGAGTCTCTCTGTCTTTAGAACACCTCAAAGTCGAAAAATAGCAATTCTTGGATTGATGGTACTGGTTCACATCGATGATAAGTTTGGCATTAATGAACATAAAATTATGGATAAAATCGCTCAGACGTTCAATTTCAGTGAACAAGAAATGCATCTTTTTTCAATGTGGGGGAAAGCAGGTTCAGCACTGTATGAGCAAGCGCTTGTTTTTACGACAGTTTAA
- a CDS encoding TetR/AcrR family transcriptional regulator — MDKKLRKSEKILDAALMLFSTQGFYATTIPDIAKAMGMSVGNIYNYFSSKELLAKEIIKYSSDILGAEIRKVNEEEGSAKEKIRKIVALYFEMATLKPQHINYFLRVYLANKEVFKEGCEGMICVSSFVTELMIFFEEGVAKGELRNQDFFSAFGLFMGYLGGFVFLSGEGVLDKVLSAYVDEISLNIYNALKQY; from the coding sequence GTGGATAAAAAATTACGTAAAAGTGAAAAGATTTTAGATGCGGCATTGATGCTGTTTTCAACGCAAGGTTTTTATGCAACAACGATTCCCGATATTGCCAAAGCGATGGGTATGAGTGTGGGTAACATATATAATTATTTTTCTTCCAAAGAGTTGCTCGCTAAAGAGATCATCAAGTACTCATCTGACATTTTGGGCGCTGAAATTCGAAAAGTCAATGAAGAAGAGGGAAGTGCAAAAGAAAAAATTCGTAAAATTGTCGCACTCTATTTTGAAATGGCAACGTTAAAGCCTCAGCATATTAACTACTTTTTACGCGTTTACCTTGCCAATAAAGAGGTCTTCAAAGAGGGTTGCGAAGGAATGATTTGTGTCTCTTCTTTTGTAACAGAACTGATGATTTTCTTTGAAGAAGGTGTTGCTAAGGGTGAGTTACGCAACCAAGACTTTTTTTCTGCTTTTGGTCTTTTTATGGGCTATCTAGGTGGTTTTGTTTTCTTAAGTGGCGAAGGTGTGCTCGATAAAGTACTAAGCGCTTATGTGGATGAAATTTCACTCAATATCTATAATGCTTTGAAACAATACTAA
- a CDS encoding D-hexose-6-phosphate mutarotase — protein MVGICWCKNSWRASINAHSIKNTAIGFELHHPLFDATVLRQGAQLIHFQLKGGEPLFWSAELSTFEKGKAFRGGIPLCWPWFGKAGSPSHGFARLVEWDLLKHTQSEEGMQLLFELHDSAMTRAMWPYAFTIRLEMNLGRDVELSLHVNAEKESTAALHSYFTCKHINDVNVTGLGGIYTDSLQKGKSWESPDELLHVNQAIDRIYTQPEVKTILQEKERTISISHENHSDVVVWNPWVEGSANISDMKKDDYTKMLCIESARISKPLNRKDHLHVKIQPKAISILT, from the coding sequence ATGGTTGGAATTTGCTGGTGCAAAAACTCGTGGAGAGCTTCCATTAACGCTCACTCTATTAAAAACACAGCAATAGGTTTTGAACTTCACCATCCTCTCTTTGATGCAACTGTTTTAAGACAAGGAGCACAACTGATTCATTTTCAGCTCAAAGGCGGTGAACCACTTTTTTGGTCAGCGGAGCTTTCAACATTTGAAAAAGGCAAGGCGTTTCGTGGAGGCATTCCTCTGTGTTGGCCATGGTTTGGAAAAGCGGGCAGTCCCTCTCATGGATTTGCCCGTCTTGTTGAGTGGGATTTACTCAAACATACCCAAAGCGAAGAGGGCATGCAACTACTCTTTGAACTGCATGACTCTGCAATGACACGCGCTATGTGGCCTTATGCGTTTACCATACGACTCGAGATGAATTTGGGACGAGATGTTGAGCTTTCTTTACATGTAAACGCGGAAAAAGAGAGCACCGCTGCACTTCACTCCTACTTTACATGTAAACATATCAATGATGTCAACGTCACTGGTCTTGGTGGCATTTATACGGACTCTTTGCAAAAGGGAAAGTCTTGGGAAAGCCCAGATGAGCTTTTACATGTAAACCAAGCGATTGATCGTATCTACACACAACCCGAAGTCAAAACCATTCTTCAAGAGAAAGAGCGAACCATAAGCATTTCTCACGAAAATCACAGCGATGTTGTTGTCTGGAACCCGTGGGTTGAAGGTTCAGCAAACATTTCAGATATGAAAAAAGATGACTACACTAAGATGCTTTGCATCGAAAGTGCGAGAATTTCAAAGCCTCTTAACCGTAAAGATCATTTACATGTAAAGATACAACCCAAAGCCATTTCAATACTTACCTAA
- a CDS encoding thiamine-binding protein — translation MSVLMEFSMFPLEGEDSKSADVARIVQMIHESGYSYKLTPMSTVVETPTMSEALKLVENAYALLEACGRVYACLKFDIRPNREDGMQQKIESVQHKLDCLISI, via the coding sequence ATGAGTGTTTTAATGGAATTTAGTATGTTCCCCCTAGAAGGAGAAGACAGTAAGAGTGCCGATGTTGCACGCATCGTTCAAATGATTCATGAAAGTGGTTATAGCTACAAACTAACTCCTATGAGTACCGTTGTTGAAACACCAACCATGAGTGAAGCACTGAAGCTAGTAGAAAATGCTTACGCGCTGTTAGAAGCATGCGGACGTGTTTATGCCTGTTTAAAGTTTGATATCAGACCAAATCGTGAAGATGGAATGCAGCAGAAAATCGAATCGGTACAACATAAACTCGATTGTCTCATTAGTATCTAA
- a CDS encoding glucose-6-phosphate isomerase: protein MKNSLYFNIKVEEGIFDKIIAEQNTIGYYALPDQDISALEDYLTDFKSKNDYDAIKDIAIIGIGGSSLGPKAIFRALQGIRDFDKRLHLFESTDPASIRSTLNKLDIKNTHFFVISKSGTTIETISVYKYVLSLLKAKDIPLDYRFTFVTDDGSKLEAHAKTFNSFVLHIPINVGGRFSVLSAAGLAPLLLVGVDIQRLLDGAKAIKKSFFEDGYIKETLMKKATYYAKNSMHYNINTLFAYSESLDCFTDWYVQLWGESLGKKQRHSSFNVGLTPVGLIGPKDQHSFLQLIVEGLRDKSVTVLKIENFDDKIKIPAITLKELEGLDLMNGIAFCDLINMQADSTIEALLDKKDIPIDTITLQHIDEENIGKLIFYYELLTSLVGQMMNVNTYDQPGVESGKKILEGKLIEEKKSKKNR from the coding sequence TTGAAAAATTCACTCTATTTTAACATTAAAGTGGAAGAGGGCATCTTCGATAAAATCATCGCTGAGCAAAATACCATTGGCTACTATGCTCTGCCAGATCAAGATATTAGCGCTCTTGAAGACTACTTAACAGATTTTAAATCAAAAAATGATTACGATGCGATCAAAGATATCGCTATTATCGGTATTGGTGGAAGCTCATTAGGACCAAAAGCGATCTTTAGAGCTCTTCAAGGTATTCGCGATTTTGACAAACGTTTACACCTTTTTGAGAGTACTGATCCTGCTTCTATTCGCTCAACACTCAACAAATTGGACATTAAAAACACCCACTTTTTTGTCATCAGTAAATCAGGTACAACCATCGAGACAATCTCGGTTTACAAATACGTTCTTTCCCTTTTGAAAGCCAAAGATATTCCCCTTGATTATCGTTTTACCTTTGTCACCGATGATGGCTCAAAATTGGAAGCGCATGCTAAAACATTTAACTCTTTTGTTCTGCATATTCCTATCAATGTTGGTGGACGTTTCTCTGTTTTAAGTGCAGCGGGGCTTGCGCCATTGCTTTTGGTAGGTGTGGATATTCAACGCTTACTTGATGGTGCAAAGGCGATTAAAAAAAGCTTCTTTGAAGATGGCTACATCAAAGAGACGTTGATGAAAAAAGCGACCTATTACGCTAAAAATTCTATGCATTACAACATCAATACACTCTTTGCATACTCTGAGAGTTTGGACTGCTTTACGGATTGGTATGTTCAGCTTTGGGGTGAGAGTTTGGGTAAAAAACAACGCCATAGCAGTTTTAACGTGGGTCTTACACCGGTTGGTTTGATTGGTCCAAAAGATCAACACTCCTTCTTACAACTTATTGTTGAAGGACTTCGCGATAAAAGTGTAACCGTACTTAAAATTGAAAATTTTGATGATAAGATCAAAATTCCAGCGATTACGCTTAAAGAGCTTGAGGGCTTGGATTTGATGAATGGTATTGCTTTTTGCGATCTTATCAATATGCAAGCAGATTCGACCATTGAAGCGCTTTTGGATAAAAAAGATATTCCAATCGACACCATTACCCTTCAACACATTGATGAAGAGAACATTGGAAAGTTGATTTTCTATTATGAGCTTTTAACATCTCTTGTTGGTCAAATGATGAATGTTAATACCTATGATCAACCCGGTGTTGAGAGTGGTAAGAAGATATTAGAAGGTAAACTAATCGAAGAAAAAAAGAGTAAGAAAAATCGTTAA